Within Runella rosea, the genomic segment CATCAAATGGGTTTTGTAATGATTTAAGACTATTTAGAGTACAATTCGACGATTGCTTGCTCGTTCACGTTCTCAGGAATCTGATCGCGTTCTGGGTACTGAACAAACTTTCCAATCAACAAACTGCTATCCCATTCAAGCCAATTGAAACGTTTTGCAGTAGCTGTACGTGCTGCCAAACTTTCAGTGATTGCTTCAAGAGATTTTGATTTCTCGCGAACACCAACGATTTGTCCAGGGCGCAATGAGAATGATGGAACATTCACTACTTCTCCATCAATTGTTATGTGCTTGTGGCTTACCAATTGACGAGCCGCACGGCGAGTAGGAGCAATTCCTAAACGATAAACGGTGTTATCAAGACGAGCTTCGCAAAGTTTTAGAAGGTTTACCCCTGTAATACCTTCACGAACAGCTGCACGGTGAAATAAATTACGGAATTGGCGTTCCAAAATTCCGTAGGTATACTTTACCTTTTGTTTTTCTTGCAATTGAAGTGCATATTCAGACTTCTTGCTGCGACGTCCGCGACCATGTTGGCCGGGAGGATAGTTTTTCTTATTCAGCGCCTTGCTGGGACCCATGATGGCCTCACCAAAACGACGCGAAATCTTGGACTTTGGACCTGTATAACGTGCCATTTGAATTTGATTTATTTAAACACAAAAATTACCGTAGGAACAATCCTGCAACCCCAGTGTCCAAATTGCGGATTGTCCTTACGGCCTTATAATAACTTAAGAATTAAACTCTTCTACGTTTGGGGGGACGGCAACCATTGTGTGGAAGCGGAGTAATATCTTTGATTGTAGTCACTTCAATACCGACATTTTGTACAGTACGGATAGCTGATTCACGACCTGAACCTGGGCCTTTCACAAAGACTTCTGCTTTACGCATGCCAAGGTCGTATGCAACTTGAGCACAGCTTTGAGCGGCAGTTTGAGCGGCATAAGGAGTGTTTTTCTTAGAACCTTTGAAACCCATTTTACCAGCAGATGCCCAAGAAATCACTTGTCCAGACATGTTGGTAACCGAAATAATAATGTTGTTAAATGAAGCTCTAATGTGAACTTGACCCACTTGCTCCACCTGTACAACGCGCTTTTTAGCTTTATCTTTACGCTTATTTTGAGCCATTTTTTTGTAATGTTAATCGTTAGTTGTTATCGCTTCGGAAAGCCGTTTGTTAATGGTTATCTGTTACAGATGTTCACAATTAACAAACAGATAACGGATAACTTTACTTACTACTTAGTAGCTTTTTTCTTGTTGGCTACAGTCTTACGCTTACCTTTACGAGTACGGCTATTATTTTTGGTTCTTTGGCCACGTACAGGTAATCCTTTACGGTGACGCAAGCCACGATAACAACCGATATCCATCAACCGTTTGATACTTAGCTGTACTTCTGAACGAAGTGCACCTTCCGTATTAAATTCACCGTTAATGATTCCACGAACAGCATTAGACTCTTCGTCAGACCATTCAGCTACTTTTTTGTCAAAATTGATTCCAGCTTTCTCCAAAATTTTACGAGCAGAGCTACGGCCTATCCCGTAGATGTAAGTCAACGAGATTTCTCCACGTTTTTTGTCTGGAATGTCAACACCTGCAATACGTGCCATATCTTATAATTATCCTTGTCTTTGTTTGTACTTGGGATTTTTCTTATTGATAACGTAAAGTTTACCTTTTCGGCGAATTACTTTACAATCAGCACTGCGCTTTTTAATAGACGCTTTTACTTTCATTGTTGTATGTGATTTTGGATTTAAGATTTCGGCTTCTCGTGACGGGAATTCTACTAAACTCCTTTATCCTATTTTAACCTACAATCTACAATCAAGTTACTACTATTTATATCGGTAAATAATCCGAGCCTTTGACAAGTCGTAAGGCGACATTTCGAGTTTAACTCTGTCACCCTGCAAAATTTTGATATAGTTCATTCGCATCTTACCAGAGATATGAGCAATTACCTCATGTTTGTTCTCCAGCTGTACTCGAAACATAGCGTTAGAGAGCGCTTCTACTATAATTCCGTCAACTTCGATGAGTCCTTGTTTTGCCATATACTGCTTTTCGGTAAGTGAATTAGATGCTTACCATTAACGTCGTATTTTCAGTTACTTCTTCTATGTACTTAAACGTCGTTAAAATTTCTGCTTTGCCTTTACGAACCAACACAGTGTGCTCAAAATGTGCAGCAGGTTTTCGGTCTGTTGTTCGGATAGTCCATCCGTCCTTCTCCTGAACTACGGATCTTTTTCCTAAGGTAATCATTGGTTCAATCGCAATCACAATTCCTTCCCGCAACTTAGGTCCCTGTCCTCGTTTTCCGTAATTTGGTACTTCAGGACTTTCATGTAAATTACGGCCTACACCATGCCCGACCAATTCTCTAACAACACCATAGCCAAATTTTTCAACGTATGATTGAATCACGTAGCCAATATCACCTACTCTTTTACCTTCTACTGCCTGCTCAATCCCTAAATACAGTGACTGTTTAGTGCGCTTTAGAAGGTTCATTACTTCAGCACTTATGTTTCCTACTGGGTAGGTATATGCACTATCGCTATGAAATCCATTTAACTTAACTCCACAATCAATAGAGATAATATCTCCTTCTCGCAATTGATATTGGCTTGGAAAACCATGTACTACAATATCATTCAGCGAAATACAAAGTGATGCTGGAAAACCATTATAACCTTTAAAAGAAGGCTGACCTTTATGGTCTTTGATAAACTCTTCAGCTACTTTATCTAATTGCTTAGTAGTAATACCAGGCTTTATCCACTTTGCCACTTCGGCATGTGCTTTTCCCAGAACTTGTGCGCTTTCTTTAATCAGTAAAACTTCTTCTTCTGATTTAAGAAAAATCATTTTTGTCATTATACTGCTACAGTTTCAGTACGGCCTTTTACTCGACCAGACTTCATTAAACCTTCGTAGCGTTTCATGAGGAGATAACTTTCTACTTGTTGCAAAGTATCAAGTACAACACCAACCAAAATTAACAATGATGTACCTCCAAAAAACTGTGCAAATTCTCTGGTCATACCAGTCATACTTGCTAGTGATGGAAGAATAGCTACTACCGCGAGAAGTATTCCTCCTGGTAAAGTAATACGATCCAACACCGTAGCAATAAAGTCAGAAGTAGAAATCCCTGGTTTAACTCCTGGAATAAAACCTCCTCCTCTTTTCATATCGTCAGCAATTTGCTGAGGACTAATCGCAATCGCGGTATAGAAAAACGTAAATACGATGATTAAAGTAGCAAAAAGACCGTTGTATTCCCAAGTTGTATAATCATTGAAAGTGGTTGCTATTGAACTAGCAAAATCACTTTTTTCTGCAAATAAGCCTGCAACCAATGAAGGTATAAACATAAGAGCCTGTGCAAAGATAATTGGCATTACACCCGAAGTATTAAGCTTAAGGGGCAAGTACTGTCTCTGACCACCCATAACTTTGTTTCCAACTACTTGTTTTGCATACTGGATTGGCACTCTACGTACTGCCTGTGTCAAAGCTACTGCAAACATTACGACTAAGAACAGTGCTACGATTTCAAGAACGAAAATTAATGCCTCTCCTGTACCTCTTGAAACAGCTTCCTGATAAATAGCTCTTGGAAAACGCGATACAATACCAATCATAATCAACATTGATGTACCATTTCCAATTCCGCGGTCAGTGATTCTTTCACCCAACCACATACAGAAGATTGTACCCGCTGTTAAAATAAAAACGGATGATATTGTAAAAGCTGCACGAGTAATTAATAGCGCATCCGTTGGTATCGTAGTTTGCAAATAACTTACCGACTGAGCAATTGTAACAAAAATGGTTAATACTCGGGTAATCTGATTCAATTTCTTACGTCCTGATTCTCCTTCCTTCTGCATTTTCTGGAAATAAGGAAGTGCCATTGTTAATAACTGAATGGCAATAGAAGCAGAAATGTAGGGCATGATACCCAGAGCAAAAATTGAAGCCTTACTGAAAGCCCCTCCCAAAAATGTATCTAACAAGCCTAATAAGCCTGATGTATCGATATTAAGTTTGCTACTGTCTACTCCAGGTAGAACAATGTAGTAACCAAGACGATAAACCGCAATCAAAAGGAGAGTATAAAGAATTCTATTCTTTAACTCTTCAATTGAAAAGATATTTTTTAAGGTCTGTATAAACCGTTTCATGCGTTTGTTAGATTTACCCGTGAAAAAATCAGGCAAAGTTACAAAAAATCTTTGGTAAGATTACAAAGTAACGGCTTTACCGCCTGCTTTTTCAATAGCCTCTGCTGCTGCTTTTGAAAAAGCATGAGCTTTCAATTCTACGGCAACTTTTAATTCGCCACGGCTAAGAATCTTTACTAAGTCAGTTTTTGAAACTAAACCGTTGTTGTACAACACTTCAATGTCGATAACAGTAGCATTTGTTTTTTCAACCAATGCCTGAATTGAATCTAAATTTAGTGCTTTGTACTCTACGCGATTAATGTTTTTGAAGCCAAACTTCGGCACACGTCTCTGAAGTGGCATTTGCCCTCCTTCGAAGTGACTTTTTTGGCTGTAGCCTGAGCGTGATTGAGCACCTTTGTGTCCACGCGTAGATGTACCGCCCATTCCTGAGCCATGCCCTCTACCTAGGCGTTTTTTTGTTTTTACCGAGCCTGAGGCTGGTTTTAATGAGCTAAGATTCATTGTCATATGCCAATTAGATCTCTTCGACTTTCACCAAATGATTTACTTTCTGAATCATACCAGAAATGGCAGGATTGATTTCAATCTCTATACTGCGACTGATTTTACCTAATCCTAAAGCAGCTAAGGTGCGCTTTTGGTCTTCGGGTCTTCCAATCTTACTTCTTACTTGTGTTACTCTTACCTTTGCCATTTTCCCAAAAGATTATCCATTAAATACTTTGGCCAACTTTACTCCGCGTTGGAATGCAACTTGGTGAGGAGCTCTCATCTTAAGGAGTGCATCAATAGTTGCCTTCACTACATTGTGAGGGTTTGATGATCCTTTTGATTTTGCTAACACGTCGTGTATACCAGCGGCTTCTAGAACAGCACGCATAGCACCTCCTGCAATAACACCCGTTCCAGGGGCAGCTGGCTTAACAAAAACCAGACCTCCACTAAATTTACCGTGCATTTCATGAGGAACTGTTCCTTTTAAGAGAGGAACTTGTACAAGGTTTTTCTTGGCGTCCTCGATTCCTTTTGCAATAGCATCAGTTACTTCGTTAGCTTTACCTAAACCATAACCTACTACTCCTTTGCCGTCACCTACGACCACAATTGCTGAGAAACTAAAACGACGACCACCTTTTACTACTTTGGCAACGCGGTTGATAGCCACAACCTTTTCTTTCAGGTCTGCCTCGTTGTATTTCACAGGTTTGATACTGTTTGACATATCTTATTAGAATTTGAGACCCCCTTCGCGGGCGCCGTCTGCCAGTGCTTTTACTTTGCCGTGATATAAATAACCGTTGCGATCAAATACAACTGAACTAACGCCAGCTGCAATTGCTTTCTCAGCCAGTTTAATGCCTACTTTTTTCGCATCTTCTGCATTGACACTCGCTTTATTAGTGGTATCAAGCTCAATAGATGAAGCAGAGACTAAAGTTACTCCTTTTGTATCATCAATTACCTGCGCATAAATGCGTGCATTTGAACGAAATACTGAAAGGCGAGGCTTTTCTGTTGTTCCAGCTACTTTCTTCCGAATCCGGTACTTGATGCGCTGTCTTCTGTCGCTTCTTGCTAAAGCCATGATTGATTACAATTTTCAGATTACTGATTACTTCTTAGCTGCTGCTTTACCAGCTTTACGTCTGATTTGTTCTCCAATGAAGCGGATACCTTTACCTTTGTAAGGTTCTACTTTACGGAAAGAGCGGATTTTAGCGGCAATTTGACCCAAAAGTTCTTTGTCGATACACTCTAAAAAAACCTTCGGGTTCTGCCCTTTTTCCATTGTTGCAGTAACCTTCACTTCTGAAGGTACAGCAAAATAGATACCGTGTGAATAGCCAAGGCTCATCTCAAGAATATTATTATTCACGGACGCCTTATAACCTACCCCAACAATTTCCAGCTCAGCTTTATAGCCTTCATTCACACCCGTCACCATGTTACTGATGAGAGAGCGGTAGAGACCGTGCAATGCTTTATGACGCTTTTGTTCAGTCGGACGTACGACCGTCAATTCGCTTCCTTCTACTTCTACCTTAATGTCGCGGTCAATGGTACGGGCTAACGTTCCTTTGGGACCTTTCACAGTCACAACGTTATCGTCAGATACACTTACTGTGACGTTTGCTGGTAGCGTAATCGGCTTTTTTCCTATACGTGACATGTTCTTTCTGTGAATTTTATCAGTAAACGTAACACAATACTTCTCCGCCCACGTTGAGCACGCGCGCTTCTTTGTCGGTCATTACCCCTTTAGAGGTAGATACAATCGCTACTCCAAGACCATTGAGGATGCGTGGAATATCGGTAGCACCCGAATATTTACGCAAACCTGGCTTGCTTACACGTTGCAAGTCAACAATTGCTGATTGCTTTGTTACTGGGTTGTACTTTAAAGCAATCTTAATAATACCCTGCGGGCCATTATCTTCAAACTTATAGTTTTGGATAAAGCCTTTATCGTAGAGTACCTTGGTGATCTCCTTCTTGATATTAGAAGCAGGTATCTCCACAACCCGGTGCTTCGCCTTTATGGCGTTTCTGATTCTCGTCAGATAATCTGCTATGGGATCGGTTAACATTTCTCTACTGATTTGTTGCGGCCCTTCCGTAAAAGGGCTGCAAAGTTACGGAATTGATTTTAAAAAACAAAAGAGATTTACCAGCTGGCTTTGGTAACACCAGGGATTTTTCCTGCCGAAGCCATCTCGCGGAATACCACCCGGCAAATACCAAACTTACGCATGTATCCACGGGGACGTCCAGTTAAACGGCAACGGTTGTGCAAACGAACTGCTGATGAACTACGTGGCAGCTTGTCTAAACCTTCCCAATCGCCAGCTTCTTTCAATGCAGCTCTTTTGGAGGCATATTTAGCAACCAGCTTTTGTTTTTTCAATTCTCTTGCTTTTACGGATTCTTTAGCCATTTCCTTATTTCGTTGAAAAAGGGATTCTTATTTCTTACCTTTAGTAAAGGGCATACCAAGCGATTTAAGCAATTCGTAGCTTTCTTCGTCAGTATTGGCGGTAGTTACGAACGTGATATCCATACCAGAGATTTTGTTAATTTTATCAAACTGAATCTCAGGGAAGATAATTTGCTCTTTTACGCCAAATGTATAGTTACCACGTCCATCAAAACCTTTGTCGCTGATACCTTGGAAATCACGTACACGAGGTAGGGCAATAGAAGTCAAACGGTCTAAAAATTCAAACATACGGTTGCCGCGAAGAGTAACTTTAACACCAATCGGCATTTTTTCACGCAACTTAAAGTTTGAAATCGCTTTCTTAGAGATGGTAGGTACTGCTTTTTGACCTGCAATAATTGTAATCTCTTCAAGACCTTGATCAATCAACTTCTTATCAGCTACCGCTGCACCAATTCCTTTGTTGATAACAATTTTCGACAAACGAGGTACTTGCATTACCGATTTATACTGGAACTTGTCTTGCAAATGCTTAACGACGTCCTTTGTGTATTTTTCTTTTAATCTCGGAGTTGCCATTTTTTATTTTTTTTTGTGGATTTCCGACCCACAGTGATTTATTAGAGTTTACAATGAAGGGTTTCTCACCCATTCATCAAACCACTTACTTTGAAGGATCAGCGATAAACTTACCTGATTCTTTAGAGTAACGTTGCAACTTACCTTCTTCATTGGCTTTACGGCCAATACGAGTAGGTTGTCCAGTTGCAGGATCAACAAGCATCAGATTACTGATATGGATTGAGCCTTCTGTTTTCTTCAGTTCACCTTGTGGATTGGCGGCCGTTGGCTTGATGTGTTTAGTGATCAAGTTGACCCCTTCCACAATCGCACGTTGCTTCTCTACCAATACTTTGGTGACTTTACCCGACTGGCCTTTAGAGTTACCAGCAATTACCTTCACCGTGTCACCGGTACGAATGTGTAATTTGGGTTGTTTGTTGTATTTTCTTTCCATTGCTTCTACAATACTTCAGGTGCCAATGAAACAATTTTCATAAAATTTTTCTCGCGCAATTCACGAGCAACAGGACCGAAGATACGAGTACCGCGAGGTTCATCTTGGTTGTTGAGTAATACGACGGCATTGTCTTCAAATCGAATATAAGAGCCGTCTTTGCGACGGATTTCTTTTTTGGTACGAACAACTACAGCTTTTGAAACTGTACCTTTCTTTACGTTACCTGAAGGAATTGCCTGCTTAACTGTCACTACTACTTTGTCTCCGATAGAGGCGTATCGTTTCCCAGTTCCGCCTAATACACGGATAACTAGTACTTCTTTTGCGCCACTGTTATCGGCCACAGACAGTCTTGATTCTTGCTGTACCATTGTTATTTCGCTTTTTCAATGATTTCGACTAATCTCCAACGCTTGTTCTTACTGAGCGGGCGGGTTTCCATTACGCGAATGGTATCTCCTACTCCACACTCATTGTTTTCGTCATGCACCATCAGTTTGGTAGTTTTTTTCATAAACTTACCATATTTTGGGTGCTTAACTTTACGCTCTACCGCGACAACACAAGATTTTTCCATCTTGCTGCTTACCACGCGGCCAACTCTGACTTTGCGTAAATTTCTTTCTACAGTTGTAGTTGTTTGTGCTGCTGCCTCCATTGTGTCGGTTATTTTGCAATTGGGGTCTCCTGACCATTATTACGCGCTTGCGGCTTTATCCTTAGCCGACAACTCCGTCATCAACCTTGCAATCAGACGGCGCGTATTACGAATACGCATCGGATTTTCAATCGGAGATACGGCGTGAGCAAACTTCAACTTGAGTAGACGATCTTGCTCCTCAACAAGGGTTTGCTTCAATTGCTCTACCGTCAGCGCTTTGATTTCACTATTTTTCATTTGACTAATGCTTATTCTGCTTCTTCTTGATGATCGCGACGAACTACGAATTTAGTCTTAACAGGTAACTTTTGAGCGGCTAGACGAAGTGCTTCACTTGCGAGTTCGAGTGATACTCCTGTAGCTTCAAATAGAATCGTTCCTGCCTTAACGGGAGCTACCCAATATTCGGGAGCACCTTTACCTTTACCCATACGAACCTCTAGGGGTTTTTTGGTAATAGGTTTGTCAGGAAAAATTCGAATCCAAACCTGACCTTCACGCTTCATAGCACGCGTTACAGAAATACGAGCCGCTTCAATCTGTCTGGCTGTAATCCAGCCTGGTTCAAGCGTTTTGATGGCAAACGTACCGAAAGCGATCTGGTGGCCACGAGTGGCCATTCCTTTTTCAGACCCTTTACTTTTCTGTTGTTTGCGGAACTTGGTTCTTTTCGGTTGTAACATGGTTCAGCAGTATTTTCGGAGTCAATAAAGACCCGTTGCTTTCGATAATTACTTTTTCTTATTACGGTTATTGTTGTTCCGGCCTTTACCAGGACCGTTTCCAGCTCCAGGACCGTTTCCAGCTCCGCGGCGATCTCCACCTCCGTCACGATCTCCACCACCGCCTCTGCGACGATCTCCATCACCACCTCTACGACGATCCCCACGGTCTCCTCCACGGTCATTACCACCAGCACGTTCTGCTGAAGCAGCTCCACCACTTATTGGAGATAAATCACGCTTTCCGAAGATTTCACCTTTGAAAACCCATACTTTGATACCGATTTTACCATATACGGTAAGCGCTTCTGAAATTGCGTAATCAATATCGGCACGGAGTGTATGAAGAGGCACACGTCCTTCTTTATATTCTTCTGTACGGGCCATTTCAGCACCACCCAGACGACCAGATACACGAACTTTGATTCCTTGAGCACCTACACGCATCGCAGATGATATCGCTTGCTTCATAGCACGACGATATGATATACGATTTTCTAATTGTTGAGCGATAGACTCTCCCACCAATTTAGCATCAATTTCAGGACGCTTAATTTCGTAGATGTTGATTTGGATATCTTTACCCGTAATCTTCTTTAACTCTTCCTTAATCTTGTCGACCTCGTTTCCGCCTTTACCGATTACAATTCCTGGGCGGGCCGTGTGAATTGTAAGGGTGATACGCTTCAAAGTACGTTCAATGACTACTTTGGAGATAGCACCTTTAGGAATACGAGCGGAAATATATTTGCGGATCTGCTCGTCTTCAATCAGCTTGTCGGCAAACTCACGTCCTCCGTACCAGCTTGAATCCCAACCACGGACGATACCGAGTCGCAGACCTATAGGATTAACTTTCTGTCCCATTCGTTATTGAAATTTTAGGCTTCTTGTTGGATTACTTCTGCTGCATCATCTACCACAATTGTAATGTGGTTAGAGCGTTTACGAACACGGTAAGCACGACCCTGAGGTGCTGGACGCAGACGCTTCAACATTGCGCCACAATCAACAAAAATTGTTTTTACGTACAATTCAGCATCTTCGAGTTTAGCATCTTCGTTTCGTTGCTGCCAGTTGGCAACAGCCGACATCAATACTTTTTTCAAAACTGGAGCGGCACCCTGCGGTTGATATTGCAAAATTGCCAGCGCACGGCTCACTTTCTGTCCTCTAATCATATCAGCTACAAGCCGCATTTTACGAGGTGAAGTGGGTACGTTTCTTAATATAGCTCTTGCTTCCATTTTCTTGTTGTGCGTCGTTAGTGGTTAGTGTCAGTCATTAGGTCAAATGGCTATTGACTGAACAACTATTGACTATTCTATCTTTTGCCTTTATCTTTTTTGGCAATGTGTCCCCGGAAATTACGTGTTGGGGAAAACTCACCCAATTTGTGCCCGACCATGTTTTCGGTTACGTACACAGGGATGAACTTATTTCCATTGTGTACTGCAAAAGTATGACCAATAAAATCTGGAGAGATTGTACTGCGTCTTGACCAAGTCTTGATAACTGATTTCTTGCCGGCACCATTCATTACGTCAATTTTGGTCTGAAGGCGGAAATCAATGTACGGTCCTTTTTTTATCGAACGTCCCATTTATCTTCGATTATTTTTTACGTT encodes:
- the rpsS gene encoding 30S ribosomal protein S19; the protein is MGRSIKKGPYIDFRLQTKIDVMNGAGKKSVIKTWSRRSTISPDFIGHTFAVHNGNKFIPVYVTENMVGHKLGEFSPTRNFRGHIAKKDKGKR